One Tachypleus tridentatus isolate NWPU-2018 chromosome 3, ASM421037v1, whole genome shotgun sequence DNA window includes the following coding sequences:
- the LOC143246920 gene encoding uncharacterized protein LOC143246920, translating into MYSRLRSLRKHGQRWSLSRARARRSTLPNLYTERFEDQTDPELICFAPSDSEAEGNGSTLTPQPDKTSCATPHRTASLYGEVTMRQVKPNKSEVTARKKSLPDLQAAAMTAKLMTRAEVSELSTQKREEVRRMMLEAERLRANPLLHLFNPRVKEWFSRQQLVIMVLLVNISLAIMFFKLLT; encoded by the exons ATGTACTCCCGACTCCGGAGTCTCAGAAAGCATGGACAACGATGGTCTTTATCCAGGGCACGTGCCCGCCGATCTACGCTTCCTAACCTCTACACCGAGAGATTTGAGGACCAAACGGATCCGGAACTCATTTGTTTCGCTCCTAGTGACAGTGAGGCGGAGGGTAATGGCAGCACGCTTACCCCTCAGCCAGATAAAACATCTTGTGCCACCCCACATAGAACAGCTTCACTTTACGGGGAGGTGACAATGAGACAAGTTAAGCCTAACAAGTCTGAAGTTACGGCGAGAAAGAAAAGCCTTCCCGACCTTCAGGCGGCAGCCATGACAGCTAAGCTGATGACAAGAGCGGAAGTATCCGAGTTAAGTACCCAGAAGAGAGAGGAAGTCCGAAGGATGATGTTGGAAGCTGAGCGACTTCGCGCCAACCCACTACTGCACCTGTTCAACCCCAGGGTCAAG GAATGGTTCTCGAGACAACAGCTGGTGATTATGGTTCTGTTGGTCAACATCAGCCTGGCCATCATGTTCTTCAAGCTTCTGACGTAA
- the LOC143245870 gene encoding kelch domain-containing protein 4-like, whose amino-acid sequence MKVVHDRIVLNSLKQNIFITLCVRFHSKDFLVFLFVAKGDKEGKWKWTQVKQSGIRPSLRCGFSLATGPGNKAYLFGGVYDEETSDETLKGHFYNDLYMLDTDKTKKTRRKWKERTKKGKNRKDDDTDVEQGSGKWEELDLECSGNGKTQEKMDIVHETDDGIFTVKIGPQTLSTEMNLCDVTASSKKLSESFVPWPRMNAGMVIKHKTLYVYGGLYEDGDRQLTLSDFHSLDLHKLDEWHTLIELDTKSQQWLESESDDDDEEVEDEGMEDAGAAGEPKREMTPAILRKSKEHRMYSLEK is encoded by the exons ATGAAAGTGGTGCATGACCGCATTGTTTTAAACAGCTTAAAG caaaatattttcattactttgtgtgtAAGGTTTCATTCTAAAGACTTTCTCGTATTCTTGTTTGTAGCTAAGGGAGATAAAGAAGGAAAGTGGAAGTGGACACAAGTGAAACAATCAGGCATTAGACCATCTCTTCGATGTGGCTTCTCTTTGGCAACAGGACCTGGGAACAAAGCGTACTTATTTGGTGGAGTGTATGATGAAGAGACTAGTGATGAAACTTTAAAGGGCCATTTCTATAATGATCTCTATATGTTGGACACTGATAAAACT AAAAAAACCAGAAGGAAATGGAAGGAGAGAACAAAGAAGGGGAAGAACCGAAAGGATGACGATACTGATGTAGAACAGGGAAGTGGAAAATGGGAAGAGCTCGATTTAGAATGTAGTGGAAATGGGAAGACACAG GAGAAAATGGATATTGTTCATGAGACAGATGATGgaatatttacagttaaaattgGTCCTCAGACACTATCAACAGAAATGAATTTGTGCGATGTAACGGCTTCTAGTAAGAAACTGTCAGAAAGTTTTGTTCCATGGCCAAGAATGAATGCTGGCatggtaataaaacataaaacattgtaTGTTTATGGAGGTTTATATGAAGACGGTGATCGGCAACTCACCCTGTCAGACTTTCATTCATTAGATCTACATAAGTTGGATGAATGGCACACTTTGATAGAATTAGACACTAAGTCTCAGCAGTGGCTAGAATCTGAgtctgatgatgatgatgaagagGTTGAAGATGAAGGAATGGAAGATGCTGGTGCAGCTGGAGAACCGAAGAGGGAGATGACACCAGCGATCCTGAGGAAATCTAAGGAACATCGTATGTATTCCTTGGAGAAATAA